The following proteins are co-located in the Eleginops maclovinus isolate JMC-PN-2008 ecotype Puerto Natales chromosome 23, JC_Emac_rtc_rv5, whole genome shotgun sequence genome:
- the ints5 gene encoding LOW QUALITY PROTEIN: integrator complex subunit 5 (The sequence of the model RefSeq protein was modified relative to this genomic sequence to represent the inferred CDS: inserted 1 base in 1 codon), producing the protein MLKDQTMSVVLDGSPLKAMQSSHTHTPQTALSAQELSQEIKSFISGFDSVQGRKLNVREHARCAVRLLRSVPACRGAVLEHLRGVYDEHVSAFLHNLETESDASSGVSSNLEDIIQEVHGVLSEFIRLNPRAWAPLVSAWAVDLLGQLSSKHAGRRVAPHSSSLNELLQLWMSCAATRSLMEAYSQCLAAMLAWCPDACVDALLDTSVQHSPHFDWVVAHIGSAFPGTIISRVLACGXKDFCSHGAKDTGLMAMGVDKGSRVPKIGSVVGILGHLAVHHSDSIRKELLRMFQESLCPSSPLSPTSSSTSWESSPQLRRAAVPFLLQLAAMSPNLFGAVSAELVELLRPPVLVQLQAVLQGIPREELDNMLGLAVHLISQSPSGGSRVLRFLADTATPASVIISGPTPSPHEGVREGCDRLLQMLLLHLHKLVFNRSEGAEVNPHRSASSQPQRVIPFLAELQSHVGELCAETLRLERKRHLWLHQLLCLLSVYGGPSVATEALCQLLTQAHNPEELALAWQLHTTLSSCIAGLIPAAVTRCVAQIHTHTLGTRQLTQLLLNMAAAIQSQDEERRGASGVQSSMAIQVGSAVSGHLHDFGPLLLHGDPNVSHAVVRLLSCSPLPRASSPAHLLLLCRAAVTHFFLALRRRGEGGKLGRDGGQACEEVNCSVLLLSRFAAYSSLTLKALLQQLVEGALHKGNAGLFGGQIADMSGAPLPSKSVSPDIGASLLDINCRFGTTVNFSGSVWSVFHAGVIGKGLKVRTEAQLTDPSGVMQNVQTLLAVVVQCCSSSGLNGSRLPSDPDEPLPINAEAAKVVAVTMVENVCPDVANGELSWPPEEHARTTVERDIHIRRCFEAHPVLFPLLQVVAAGRPALCYCSAVLRGLLATLLAHWEASRELLSTDSPWHLQASCLLVSCMGEGQLLPPVLANVHETFPHLTPFELRLLLLAVWEYVRGNGPMPQKFVFNSEKGLFCRDFSRDGDVARYVAPIHSVLHKNIDRLGHLCWRFQL; encoded by the exons ATGTTAAAAGATCAAACTATGTCTGTAGTGTTGGACGGCAGTCCGCTGAAAGCGATGCAgagctcacacactcacaccccgCAGACTGCCCTGAG CGCCCAGGAACTATCCCAGGAGATTAAGTCCTTCATCAGTGGCTTCGACAGCGTTCAGGGTCGGAAGCTCAATGTCCGGGAACATGCCCGCTGTGCTGTGCGCCTGCTGCGCTCCGTCCCGGCCTGTCGAGGGGCGGTGTTGGAGCATCTGAGGGGTGTGTACGATGAGCACGTCTCTGCCTTTCTGCACAACCTGGAGACAGAAAGCGACGCCAGCTCCGGGGTCAGCTCCAACCTGGAGGACATCATACAG gaGGTTCATGGCGTGCTGTCAGAGTTCATCCGTCTCAACCCGCGGGCCTGGGCCCCTCTGGTGTCCGCCTGGGCTGTTGACTTGTTGGGCCAGCTGAGCAGCAAGCATGCAGGCCGCAGAGTGGCCCCACACTCCTCCAGCCTCAACGAGTTGCTCCAGCTCTGGatgtcctgtgctgccaccCGCTCCCTCATGGAGGCTTACTCCCAGTGTCTGGCTGCCATGCTGGCCTGGTGCCCTGACGCCTGTGTGGATGCTCTGTTGGACACCTCGGTTCAGCACTCCCCACATTTTGACTGGGTGGTTGCTCACATCGGTTCTGCTTTCCCAGGTACTATCATCAGCCGAGTCTTGGCATGTG TCAAGGACTTCTGCTCTCACGGTGCTAAGGACACAGGGCTGATGGCGATGGGAGTGGATAAAGGCAGCAGAGTCCCAAAGATTGGCTCAGTGGTGGGAATCCTTGGACACCTCGCAGTGCACCACTCAGACAGCATCCGGAAGGAGCTGCTCAGGATGTTTCAGGAAAGTTTGTGTCCATCAAGCCCTTTATCTCCCACTTCATCCTCAACCTCCTGGGAGAGTTCCCCTCAGCTTCGTCGTGCTGCAGTACCCTTTCTGCTACAACTGGCTGCAATGTCCCCCAACCTCTTTGGTGCGGTGTCAGCAGagctggtggagctgctgcGCCCTCCTGTCCTCGTTCAGCTGCAGGCCGTGCTGCAGGGCATCCCCAGAGAGGAGCTGGATAACATGCTGGGGCTGGCAGTCCATCTTATTAGCCAGAGCCCATCAGGTGGGTCCCGTGTCCTCCGTTTTCTGGCAGACACAGCAACGCCAGCGTCCGTTATCATCTCCGGCCCAACACCCTCCCCTCATGAAGGCGTCAGAGAAGGTTGCGATCGCCTCCTCCAGATGCTGCTTTTGCATCTCCACAAACTGGTCTTCAACCGCTCAGAGGGAGCTGAAGTCAACCCCCATCGCTCTGCCTCCTCTCAGCCCCAGAGGGTCATCCCCTTCTTGGCGGAGCTGCAGTCTCACGTAGGGGAGCTCTGTGCTGAGACACTGCGCCTGGAAAGGAAGCGTCACCTCTGGCTGCACCAGTTGCTGTGCCTGCTGTCGGTGTATGGTGGTCCCAGCGTGGCTACTGAGGCCCTCTGCCAGCTCCTCACACAGGCTCACAACCCGGAAGAGCTGGCCCTGGCCTGGCAGCTCCACACAACGCTCTCCTCGTGCATTgcaggactcattcctgctgcTGTAACTCGCTGTGTGGCccagatccacacacacactctggggaCCCGGCAGCTGACGCAGCTGTTACTAAACATGGCCGCAGCCATCCAGAGTCAAgatgaggagagaagaggagctTCAGGTGTTCAGTCCTCCATGGCCATCCAGGTGGGCTCAGCGGTCTCAGGACACCTCCATGATTTTGGCCCGCTACTGCTCCATGGTGACCCAAATGTATCTCACGCTGTAGTGCGCCTCCTGTCCTGCAGCCCGCTCCCTCGCGCCTCGTCCCCTGCacacctgctcctgctctgTCGTGCTGCAGTCACTCATTTCTTTCTGGCGCTGcggagaagaggagaaggagggaagCTGGGGAGAGACGGGGGACAGGCGTGCGAGGAGGTGAACTGCTCAGTCCTGCTGCTGTCCCGTTTTGCAGCATATTCTTCGCTCACTCTCAAAGCACTGCTCCAGCAGCTTGTTGAGGGGGCGCTACATAAAGGCAACGCGGGACTGTTTGGAGGGCAGATCGCCGACATGTCTGGTGCCCCTCTGCCTTCCAAGTCTGTGTCTCCTGACATCGGAGCCTCTCTGCTGGATATCAACTGTCGCTTCGGCACTACCGTCAACTTTTCTGGTAGCGTGTGGTCTGTGTTTCATGCCGGGGTGATTGGCAAGGGGCTGAAGGTCCGCACTGAGGCACAGCTTACTGACCCATCGGGGGTCATGCAG AACGTCCAGACTCTGCTGGCTGTCGTAGTCCAGTGTTGCAGCTCCTCTGGTCTCAACGGCTCCAGACTACCCTCTGACCCCGACGAGCCACTGCCCATCAATGCCGAAGCAGCCAAGGTAGTTGCAGTGACGATGGTCGAAAACGTCTGTCCAGATGTGGCCAACGGTGAGCTGTCCTGGCCCCCGGAAGAGCATGCTCGCACCACTGTGGAGCGAGACATCCACATCCGGCGATGCTTTGAAGCCCATCCGGTGCTCTTCCCCCTGTTGCAGGTGGTGGCTGCTGGACGCCCAGCTCTCTGCTACTGCTCAGCTGTGCTCAGAGGCCTCCTCGCAACTCTGCTGGCACACTGGGAGGCATCCCGCGAGTTGTTGTCCACAGACTCCCCGTGGCACCTCCAGGCCTCCTGCCTCCTGGTGTCTTGCATGGGTGAGGGCCAGCTCCTGCCCCCTGTGCTGGCAAACGTCCATGAAACCTTCCCTCACCTCACTCCCTTCGAGTTGAGGCTGCTGCTCCTGGCAGTTTGGGAGTATGTGAGAGGAAATGGGCCCATGCCTCAAAAGTTTGTCTTCAACTCGGAGAAGGGGCTTTTCTGCAGGGATTTCTCACGGGACGGCGACGTGGCAAGATATGTGGCACCGATTCATAGTGTCCTGCATAAAAACATTGACAGATTGGGACATCTGTGCTGGCGATTCCAGCTTTAA